The Methylomonas montana DNA window CCGCACAAAAACGTATCGGCCACGGTGAAAACGAAACGCTGGCCTATCAAAATGCCGCTAACGAAGTCTTGACCAGACAGATCAAGATTACCGCTCTGCCGCGCCATATCACCCAGTCGATGCGCGAAGTCTGGTTCTTACAGAGCAAATTTTCCAAAACCGTCGGCGTTCGGCCTTACCGTTTGCTGGAACTACCCAAATTTAGGGCGGCCTACGATTTTTTACGGCTGCGAGCGGAAACCGGCGGCGCCGATCCGGAACTGGTCGAATGGTGGACCAAATTCCAGGAGGCCGACGAAACCTTACGTGAAAAAATGACCGCGCCACCCAAGTCCGGCAACGGCAAACCGCGCAATCGCAAATCCGGCCGTTATCGTCCGCGGACCAAGCCTGCCGCCAATTAGCCATGCCGTCATTCCGCTCCGGCGTCGAGGCCTATATCGGCCTGGGCAGCAATCTCGATGATCCTGTCGTTCACGTCAACCAGGCCAGGCTTGCGATCGCCGCTGTGCCGGGCATAACCGAAATCGGTTTTTCGCCCTTGTATCGCAGCCAACCGGTCGGCCCGCAAGATCAGCCTGACTATATCAACGCAGTGATGCGAATCTCGACCGAACTGGAGCCGCTGGCATTGCTCAGACAATTGCAACAGATCGAAAACCAGCATGGCCGACTGCGCCTGGTGCGCTGGGGTGCGCGGACGCTGGATTTGGATGTTTTGCTATACGACCAGCAGATCATCAATGAACCGGACCTGATCGTGCCGCATCCCGAGCTAGCCAAGCGAGGGTTCGTGCTTTATCCCTTGGCGGATCTGGCCGCCGCCGAGATGCCGATTCCGGGCTTAGGGACGTTGTCGCAACTATTGGCGGCCTGTCCGGCAGACGGCTTGCGGAAAATCACATCATGACTCTATATGCCGACTCCTTGAAAGCACTGACCGTCAGCGATCTGGCGGCGATGAAGCAAGCCGGCGAAAAAATCAGCTGCTTGACCGCTTACGACGCCAGTTTCAGTGCGCTGTTGGATAAGGCCGGTATCGATATTATCCTGATAGGCGATTCGCTGGGCATGGTCATTCAGGGTCACAACAGTACGCTGCCGGTGACAATCGACGACATGGCTTATCACAGCCGCAGCGTTGCCGGGGCGAGAAAACGAGCTTTCCTGATCACCGACTTGCCGTTCGCCAGCTATGCCACGCCCGAACAGGCTTTGGCCAATGCCGCGCGCCTGATGCAGGCAGGCGCGGCGCAGATGGTCAAACTGGAGGGCGCCAAGACCGAAGTCATCCAATTTCTGGTGGAACAAGGCATTCCGGTCTGCGGCCATCTAGGCTTGCTGCCGCAATCGGTGAATCGTTTGGGCGGTTACAAAGTACAGGGGCGGGATGAACCACAAGCCCGGCAAATCGTCGCGGATGCCGAGCAGATCGAACAAGCCGGCGCGAGCCTGTTGGTGCTGGAATGCGTGCCCGCCGCGCTAGCCGCCGAAATCAGCCGGCGCCTGAGTATTCCGGTAATCGGCATCGGCGCCGGCATCGACTGCGACGGCCAGGTATTGGTGCTTTACGATATGCTGAATATCAGCACCGGCAAACGGCCGCGTTTTTCCAAAGACTTCATGGCCGAGGCCGGCAGCATAGAAGAGGCGGTGCGCAATTATCATCAAGCAGTCAAATCCGCGCAGTTTCCAGGCCCGGAACACAGCTATTAAGCCTATGCAAACAGTGACCAACATCGCCGCGTTAAGAGAGGTCGTCAGCCAATGGCGGCAAGCCGGCCTCAGTGTCGGTTTCGTGCCGACCATGGGTAATCTGCATGCGGGGCATATCAAGCTGGTCAACGCCGCCAAACAGCAGACCGACAAGGTCGTGGTCAGCATTTTCGTGAATCCCACCCAATTCGGGCCGAACGAGGATTTTGCCAGTTACCCGCGCACCGAACAGCAAGATCGAGAAAAATTGATAGCAAGCGGCGCCGACTTGCTGTTTTTGCCACCGGTAGCGGAAATGTATCCGCAAGCCGCGCAAACCGGCATTTCGGTAAAAGGCTTGTCGGGCCTGCATTGCGGTGCCAGCCGACCCGGCCATTTCGACGGCGTGGCCTTGGTGGTTTGCAAGCTGTTGAATATGGTACAACCCGATCTGCTGCTGCTGGGCGAGAAGGATTTTCAGCAACTGACGCTGATTCGGCAAATGGTCGCCGATCTGAATATTCCGGTGACGGTCCGGGGCGTGGCGACGGTGCGGGAAGCCGACGGTTTGGCGATGAGCTCGCGCAACGGCTATCTTTCCGAGCAACATAGACAGCAGGCCCCCAAGCTCTATCAAGCCCTGTCTGCGGCGCAGGATGCGATCTTAGCCGGCAATAACGATTATCCGGCGGTCGCGGAGCAACAGCGGCAAAATCTGCAACAAGCCGGGTTTGCGGTGGATTATTTCAGCATCTGCCGCAGCGCGGATTTATTGCCGGCAAATGCTGGCGATACCGATCTACTGATTTTGCTGGCGGCCAGACTGGGCACGACCCGACTGATCGACAATATCCATTTTCGTAAGGCAAGCGCCTGATGATGTTGATTTTTTAGCTATAAAAGCTAATGCTTAAATTTGATAGCCAATTCAATTTCGGGCATAATCGCCTGCCCTAGTATTCGACCTTGTTTACCATGAACATAAACATGCTTAAAGCCAAGTTACACCGTGCGCGGGTAACCCATTCAGAACTGGATTACGAAGGATCCTGTGCGATTGACGGCAAAATTTTGGATTTTTCAGGGATTAGGGAATACGAGCAAATCCATATTTATAACGTTAATAATGGTCAGCGCTTCACTACCTACGCGATCCGCGCCGAAGAGGGTTCCGGTGTGTTTTCGATTAACGGCGCTGCTGCCCGGCTGGCTTGCCCTGGCGATTTGATTATCGTCTGCGCGTTCGCCAGCTTAGACGAGAAGGAACTGAAGAACTACAAGCCGACTTTGGTGTATTTCGACGGCAACAATACGATTAGCCATTCCAGTCATTCCATTCCTGTTCAGGCCGCCTGATTTGAACAACCGCCGGTTTCATCGCCGGCGGTTGTTTGCCTTTCTTTTTTAAGCTTCGGATACGTCGATTTCGCTGACTTTCTCGGTCAGCGTGATGCTCTGCTCGATAGCCGCGAGCACTTTTTGCAGGCCGATGCGCTTATTGGTGTTAATCAACAGCGGCGCTTTGATCGAACCTTTGATGGTCGGCTTGCCGCTATCCTGCTCGTTGTCCTTATGCAGCAAAATCAAAATCAACAACTCGTCGCCTTCCTGCACTTGCAACAGCGCCTCTTCGGCGTCGGTCACGGTAAAGTTGTAATTGATGTTGAAATGCGAAGGATGGGCTACCGAGAAGGTTAAATCGCTGTTGTCGACCGATTGCAGCCAATAGACGATTTCACTGCCTTCCTGATGGAACAGCTTGAAGCGGGTTTGATCCTCAAAACCGGGCAAACCGCGCGGAAAATTGATGATGGTATCCGGATTGATTTCTTGGTTGCCTAACAATTTCGATTGAATTTCCATAATCCCGCCCGTGTTTGTCTAAGTATAAGTTAACAGCATTGATCAGTGCAGCAATGTATAGCATGGAAATGGGTATTTGCAATATCGATTCGGCGCTTGTCTTACCGGTTCCCTTGCTTTATCAGCGCCGACTGAATACAATCGACCCTCTTCTTTCAGGTGTTTGGGTCCGTTCAAGGCCCAACTTAAACAGGAAGTCGGTGCGGCGATTGTGACAACTCTCGCCCAGGCCGACGCTGCCCCCGCAACGGTAGATAAGTAAAGAGCTGCGTTTTTGCCACTGTGCGATTTGCATGGGAAGGTCGTAGTTCAGGCTGCAAGCCCCTTATAAGCCCGGAGACTGGCCGGAAAGATCATTCGAGACAGCGGAGGGCTGTTTACGGAATGGTCAGAGTCCATGCCTAGCCTGCCTCCGCCTTTTTCGTTTGCCGTTTTTCCTCTGTCCTTTTTTAACCCGGATGCGCGGCGGGCGCAGAGGACAATATGCAAAAAATTCTATTCGGCTCCTTAGTATTGGCGGGCATAGGCGCGTCTCACTCAAGCCAGGCGGCAACCAGCGGCGAAACCACTGATCTTCCGGAAACGGTCGTCACGGCGACTCGTACCGAAACCCGGCAGAACGAGCTGGCAACCCCGATGACGGTTTATACGCGCCAGGACATCGAAAAACTCCAAGTTAGAACCTTACCCGAACTACTAAAAGGTACGCCAGGCGTCGATATGGTGCAGAGCGGCGGCTACGGCAAGGACACCAATGTCTTTCTGCGTGGCACCAATTCAGACCATGTACTGGTACTGATAGACGGCATCAAGGCGGGGTCGGTTACCACCGGTACCGCCGCGTTTCAATTTATCCCGATCGATCAAATCGAACGGGTGGAAATCACCCGTGGACCGCAATCCAGCCTTTACGGCTCGGAAGCGATCGGCGGGGTGATTCAGATATTTACCCGCAAGGGCGGCAACAGCGAACGGCCGAACATTGCGCTGGAAACCGGCGGCGGTTCTTACGACACCTACAATGGCTCGGCAGCCATCAATGGTAAATGGGGTAAGGCCTGGTACAGTCTGGGCGCCGCTCAATTCGGCAGCCAAGGCATTAACGCTCAGAGCGGCGTCAGCGTCGCGAACGGCTACAATCCGGATCGCGATGGTTATAACAACACCAGCTTGAATGCCAAAACCGGTTACCGTTTCGACAATGGTACCGAACTCGAAGCGTTTTTCCTGCGCGCCGCAGGCGAAACCGAAATCGACAATCGCGATAGCGGCACCACCGAGTTCGTCAATCAGACGCTGGGCGCAACGGCCAAAGCCGATTTCACCGAGACTTGGCGCTCGACCTTGCGAGTCGGGCAAAGCGTTGATGACGCCGACCAGTTCAGGCACTCCGGACAGTTTTATAGCCGCTTCAACACCACGCGCTGGAACGCCAGCTGGCTCAATGAACTGGCCCTGCACAAGGACCATCAACTGACGCTGGGGACCGACTATCGTTTCGATGAAATCGACAGCACCACACGCTACGCAGAGACTTCCCGTTACGATGTCGGCGCATTCGCCGAACTGCATAGCCGGATTTTCGACCGGTATTTCCTGAATGCTTCTTTGCGTTGGGACGAAAACCAGGCCTTTGGCGACAGCGTCACCGGCAATCTCGGCTGGCGGTTTAATTGGGATTACGGTCTTAGCGCCTTTGCCAGTTTCGGCAACGCTTTTAAAGCGCCAACCTTTAACCAACTGTATTTCCCCGGTTTCGGCAATGCCGGTTTGCGGCCGGAAAAATCCACCAGCTTTGAAGCAGGCTTTGCCGGTCGGCACGCTTGGGCGAGCTGGGAGTTGCGGGGCTATCACACCAACATCGAGGATTTGATTGTATTCAGTGGTACGCCGTTTGCGGCCAGAAACATCGGCAAAGCGCAGATAGACGGCATAGAAGCCGAAATAGCCACGCAAATTTTCGGCTGGAACAACAAATTGAGCATGAGCTTAATGACGCCAAAGGACAGACAGACCAACTTGCGTCTGCCACGTCGGGTGACGGAAACCTTGTCCTACGATGTCTCACGCTCGTTCGGCGACTTTGATATTGGCGCCTCTTTGCTGGCTCAGGGCGAGCGTTTCGATAACAGCACCAATACCGTGCGGCTGGGCAGTTTCATGACCGCCGATCTGCGCACCGCTTATCGCATTGACAAAAATTGGATGTTAAGCGCCAAACTGAATAATATGTTCGACAAACGCTATCAAACGGTTAACACCTATAACAGCTTCGGTAGAAATTTCTATTTTTCGATCCATTACAATTACTAAACCTTTTCTGGAGAACCCTATGAGTCTGAACCAATCCTTGGCTGTGAAACCCGGCACGGTCGCGCTGATGGCATTGATGGCCGCCACCCGTTTCCACCATTTCGGCACGCCGTTCGCATTACCTGACGCATCCTTGGCGATATTTTTCCTGGCCGGCTTATGGCTGGGCGGCCGTTATTTGTTCGTCTTGTTGCTGGCAGAAGCCGGTTTGATCGATTATCTGGCAATTACCAAACTCGGCGTCAGCGATTTTTGCGTATCCAAAGCCTATGTGTTTTTGATCGGCTCTTACGGCGCTATGTGGTTGGGCGGCAAATGGTGCCGCAAATTCGCAGTATTGTCGGTAGCCACCGCCGCGCAACGGTTTGCCGCGCTGGTAGTGTCCACCTCCATCGCATTTCTGTTTTCCAACGGTAGTTTCTACTGGTTGTCCGGCCGTTATCCCAACGGTTCGTTAGCGCAATATTTCGAGCGTTTTGCGATGTACTATCCGCCTTACCTAAGTAACACTTTGCTCTATGGCGTGGTCATTTTCGGCTTGGTCAGCGCGATAAAAGCCTTGCTGGCCGCCAAAGCGACCCGCGAAGCCATTTAACACCCGTAGCACAAACCCCGGGGGCGATTTCAATCGCCCCCGCTTCGTCCTGCCGGGGGCGTTAATCCCGTTGCCGTTCCGCTGATTTCGAATACCTGTTTATCCTCCGCAAAGCATGACTCTCTCTGTCACCATTCTGTTGGCCGTCGCCATTGATTTCTGGCTAGGCGAGCCGCGCAACGCTTATCACCCCTTAGTGGCGTTCGGCAAATGGGCCAAAATCGTCGAAGAACGGCTGTTAAACATTGGACAATCGCCCATCTTCCAACAATTCAGCGGTTGTCTGGCGGTATTGATAGTGCTGGCACCAGGCATACTGTGCGTGTTTGCGCTTCCCGATTGGCCGGCACTGCAAATCGCTACCGATGTGCTGATTTTGTATTTCTGCATCGCCGCGCGTAGTCTGCAACAGCACGCACAGGGTATACATCAGGCATTATTAAGCCGGGACTTGCCATTGGCCCGGCAGCAGGTCGGCAAAATCGTTAGCCGGGAAACCGGCAACATGACAGAGTCGGATGTGCGGCGGGCAGCCATCGAGTCAGTGCTGGAAAACGGTGCCGACGCCGTATTCGCGCCGCTGTTCTGGTTCGTGCTACTGGGACCGTTCGGCGCCTTGCTGTATCGTTTCAGCAATACGCTGGATGCGATGTGGGGCTACAAAAGCCAGCGTTATCTGCATTTTGGCTGGGCCGCGGCACGTTTAGACGACGTATTGAACTGGCTACCCGCTCGCTTGACTGCGCTAAGTTATGCCTTACTGGGCAACCGCGCGCAAGCGGTCAGCGCCTGGCGGACTCAAGCGCGTTTGCTGGACAGCCCCAACGCCGGTCCCGTGATGACGGCTGGCGGCGGCGCGCTGGGCTTGCAACTGGGTGGCCCGGCCCGTTATCACGGCCAACTCAAACAAAAGCCCTGGTTCGGCGGCGAACAAATTCCGGAAAATCACGATATTGCCCGCGCCTGGATGCTGATGTACCGGACGCTGATTTTATGGATGATCGTAATCGGTCTGGGAGACGCGCTTGCTTGAACACGGCGGACGCTTGCGGCAAGCCGCAAGCCAATACGGCATTGCTTTGTCCGACTGGTTGGATTTGTCGACCGGCATCAACCCCAACGGCTGGCCGGTGCCGGCCATTCCGGCCGAATGCTGGCAACGCCTGCCGGAAGACGACGACAGCCTGTTGCCCGCCGCCCGCGAGTATTATCAGAATGAGTCCTTGCTGGCAGTAGCCGGTTCGCAGGCGGCGATTCAAACTTTGCCGCTGCTGCGATTGAAATCCAGGGTCGGTGTGCTGCATCCGGCTTATGCGGAACATGCCGCGGGTTGGCAAAAAGCCGGTCATCAAATAATTGTCGTCGATGCCGAGCAGATAGATGCGCAGCTCGACGAGCTGGATGTGCTGATTCTGATCAACCCCAACAATCCCACCGGTAAGCTGTGGCGTAAAAAGCAATTATTGGCTTGGCATGAAAGACTGGCGGGGCGGGGCGGTTGGTTGTTGGTTGACGAAGCCTTTATGGACGGCATGCCCGAATACAGCCTGTCGCCGCTTCCGGTGAGGCCGGGATTGATCGTGTTGCGCTCGATTGGCAAATTCTTCGGTTTGGCGGGAATACGCTGCGGTTTTGTGATCGCCGAATCGGACTTGTTGAGAAGGCTGGCCGAGCAACTGGGGCCGTGGCCCATCAGCCACCCCGGCCGTTATGTGGCAACACTGGCATTAGCTGACCGGCAATGGCAGCAAGCAACAGCCCTGTCGCTCGCAAACCAAGGCGAACGGCTAAGGAAATTGCTGAGCGATAGCGGCTGGCCGCCGACTGGCGGTTGCCATCTGTTTCAATGGCTGGAGATTGAAAACGCGGCAATCCTGCACGATCAGCTGGCCAGACAAGGCATA harbors:
- the panB gene encoding 3-methyl-2-oxobutanoate hydroxymethyltransferase encodes the protein MTLYADSLKALTVSDLAAMKQAGEKISCLTAYDASFSALLDKAGIDIILIGDSLGMVIQGHNSTLPVTIDDMAYHSRSVAGARKRAFLITDLPFASYATPEQALANAARLMQAGAAQMVKLEGAKTEVIQFLVEQGIPVCGHLGLLPQSVNRLGGYKVQGRDEPQARQIVADAEQIEQAGASLLVLECVPAALAAEISRRLSIPVIGIGAGIDCDGQVLVLYDMLNISTGKRPRFSKDFMAEAGSIEEAVRNYHQAVKSAQFPGPEHSY
- the folK gene encoding 2-amino-4-hydroxy-6-hydroxymethyldihydropteridine diphosphokinase: MPSFRSGVEAYIGLGSNLDDPVVHVNQARLAIAAVPGITEIGFSPLYRSQPVGPQDQPDYINAVMRISTELEPLALLRQLQQIENQHGRLRLVRWGARTLDLDVLLYDQQIINEPDLIVPHPELAKRGFVLYPLADLAAAEMPIPGLGTLSQLLAACPADGLRKITS
- the fliW gene encoding flagellar assembly protein FliW, which translates into the protein MEIQSKLLGNQEINPDTIINFPRGLPGFEDQTRFKLFHQEGSEIVYWLQSVDNSDLTFSVAHPSHFNINYNFTVTDAEEALLQVQEGDELLILILLHKDNEQDSGKPTIKGSIKAPLLINTNKRIGLQKVLAAIEQSITLTEKVSEIDVSEA
- the cbiB gene encoding adenosylcobinamide-phosphate synthase CbiB, encoding MTLSVTILLAVAIDFWLGEPRNAYHPLVAFGKWAKIVEERLLNIGQSPIFQQFSGCLAVLIVLAPGILCVFALPDWPALQIATDVLILYFCIAARSLQQHAQGIHQALLSRDLPLARQQVGKIVSRETGNMTESDVRRAAIESVLENGADAVFAPLFWFVLLGPFGALLYRFSNTLDAMWGYKSQRYLHFGWAAARLDDVLNWLPARLTALSYALLGNRAQAVSAWRTQARLLDSPNAGPVMTAGGGALGLQLGGPARYHGQLKQKPWFGGEQIPENHDIARAWMLMYRTLILWMIVIGLGDALA
- the panC gene encoding pantoate--beta-alanine ligase, with translation MQTVTNIAALREVVSQWRQAGLSVGFVPTMGNLHAGHIKLVNAAKQQTDKVVVSIFVNPTQFGPNEDFASYPRTEQQDREKLIASGADLLFLPPVAEMYPQAAQTGISVKGLSGLHCGASRPGHFDGVALVVCKLLNMVQPDLLLLGEKDFQQLTLIRQMVADLNIPVTVRGVATVREADGLAMSSRNGYLSEQHRQQAPKLYQALSAAQDAILAGNNDYPAVAEQQRQNLQQAGFAVDYFSICRSADLLPANAGDTDLLILLAARLGTTRLIDNIHFRKASA
- the panD gene encoding aspartate 1-decarboxylase, encoding MNINMLKAKLHRARVTHSELDYEGSCAIDGKILDFSGIREYEQIHIYNVNNGQRFTTYAIRAEEGSGVFSINGAAARLACPGDLIIVCAFASLDEKELKNYKPTLVYFDGNNTISHSSHSIPVQAA
- the cobD gene encoding threonine-phosphate decarboxylase CobD, whose translation is MLEHGGRLRQAASQYGIALSDWLDLSTGINPNGWPVPAIPAECWQRLPEDDDSLLPAAREYYQNESLLAVAGSQAAIQTLPLLRLKSRVGVLHPAYAEHAAGWQKAGHQIIVVDAEQIDAQLDELDVLILINPNNPTGKLWRKKQLLAWHERLAGRGGWLLVDEAFMDGMPEYSLSPLPVRPGLIVLRSIGKFFGLAGIRCGFVIAESDLLRRLAEQLGPWPISHPGRYVATLALADRQWQQATALSLANQGERLRKLLSDSGWPPTGGCHLFQWLEIENAAILHDQLARQGILTRLFQYPASLRFGLPNGEPAWQRLTQALADSKMTALRQ
- a CDS encoding TonB-dependent receptor domain-containing protein, whose amino-acid sequence is MQKILFGSLVLAGIGASHSSQAATSGETTDLPETVVTATRTETRQNELATPMTVYTRQDIEKLQVRTLPELLKGTPGVDMVQSGGYGKDTNVFLRGTNSDHVLVLIDGIKAGSVTTGTAAFQFIPIDQIERVEITRGPQSSLYGSEAIGGVIQIFTRKGGNSERPNIALETGGGSYDTYNGSAAINGKWGKAWYSLGAAQFGSQGINAQSGVSVANGYNPDRDGYNNTSLNAKTGYRFDNGTELEAFFLRAAGETEIDNRDSGTTEFVNQTLGATAKADFTETWRSTLRVGQSVDDADQFRHSGQFYSRFNTTRWNASWLNELALHKDHQLTLGTDYRFDEIDSTTRYAETSRYDVGAFAELHSRIFDRYFLNASLRWDENQAFGDSVTGNLGWRFNWDYGLSAFASFGNAFKAPTFNQLYFPGFGNAGLRPEKSTSFEAGFAGRHAWASWELRGYHTNIEDLIVFSGTPFAARNIGKAQIDGIEAEIATQIFGWNNKLSMSLMTPKDRQTNLRLPRRVTETLSYDVSRSFGDFDIGASLLAQGERFDNSTNTVRLGSFMTADLRTAYRIDKNWMLSAKLNNMFDKRYQTVNTYNSFGRNFYFSIHYNY